TAGGGAGAGGAAGGCCACGTCGGCGTCAAGCACGAGGGAGAAGAAGGCCACGTCGGCGGGTGCCTGCGGAAACCGAAGAAAGAGCCCACGCTGGTGACCTCCCTCGACGCCGAGGACGACGCCATCCTCGAGGCGGTGCTGGCGCGCTCCAAGAACGACATTGTCCCCGCCGAGCTCCAGATGCCGCTTGGCGCGGCACTCGCCTGGTCGAAGGCGaagtgggagaaggaggaggcagAGCGCCAGCGACGGCTGCTCGAGGAGGCATCGTGGTGCCGCGCCCACCGCGTCGTCGTCCTCGAATACAGCGACGCTGATGGGGGAGCACCGTTGCCTCCGCCTCGACGCGTCGGGGCCCCAGGCCACGGCATCAGCCACCGGCCGCACGCGCCGCCGCCGAAGGATGACGACAACGGCTCTGACGACGACGCCGGCTACTACACGACGTTCTATCGCCATTTTGGCATGTAGACGCATGTTATCTATCGTGTGTACGTCGAATTCATATATATGTAAGAATTCGACGAAAAACTTCGAACTCGAGAATATGTATAAATTTAGCCTAAATTTAGCCTAATTTCGTTGTGTTTTTCCAAGTTTCGTTCACATTTCAAATATTCGCCGGGTTGCCCTGGGCTCACCGCTGGTAAACTGGACTTCCCGAGACCGAAAGTTTCATCCATCTGGCGCTAAATAGCTCCGGATTTCAGCCTGTGGAGCCCCAactagtggagatgctcttatgctaGACAGTGATGACTCATATTTCTGCTAAGTCCTGTCGATTTAGGTAAGTAATTACGTCTTGCCGTGCGTCTGAGTTAAATGCTTGTTGTACCCCCGTTTCCACGCATGTCGCTTTATTTTTCAGTTGGACATATTTGTGTTGCTGACCAGAAGACTTGTTGTATTTCTTGATTCGCAGCAGAACAAGGACGAAAAAAACCCAATGTCAACTGCTGGACTCATTAAATGCTACTGGAATTAATAAAGCAAAACTTCATTATGTTTATGTACACATTAGCATACAAAAGATTCACTTTCACGATTTTTGGCCTGTGTGGAGTCTGAACACACACCCCCGCCTGCTTCAGTGCGTCAGTCCCCGCGTTTAGAAAAACAAAATATAGTACGGGGCCGGGTAGTACAATACTACAGTAGTACTTTATACCTGTATGCCTCGACAAGAAAGGTGAGGAACTTCTGCTTAGCTACAGACTCGTCAGGTTAACAGTCACTTGCATGACGCAGCACGTACGCGTTTACTCTCCAGTCTCCACTAACTCTGGTCACTATGCGTGATTCATACcatctagctagctagctagccctATACAAATATGCTACCAGGGACCGTGCTAATGCTTCACTGGGAGATCGAGAGTGTATGCTCATACATTTGAACCAACGATAGGTTCTTCTTTTTGCAAGTGAAACAAAAACACAACATACATAACACACTAGCAGGGCAGCTCCGGTCGGCAATACTGCATCGACATCGCCGGCGCCATGGTGGACGGGACAAAGAGGCCGTACGTCGTCGCTGTGGCCATCCAGGTCATCTACACTGGCCTCTTCGTCGTCTCCAAGGCGGCATTTGACAGTGGCATCAACACCTACGTCTTCATCTTCTACCGCCTCACCGCCGCAacggccctcctcctccccctAGCCCTCATCTCCAGCTGCCGGAGACGATCAACCACTATGGCAACACCGGAACCGACAATGTCGTGCCGGCTTGTCTTCAAGCTCTTCCTCTACGCCTTACTCGGGTATGCACATATATCCACGCATTTCTCACTAGGCAATTCATTTTTTTCCCTGAAAATGTTATAAGGAGGTTGAAGATCGTTAGCGGGGATGTACACGGAAGGCATGATTATGGTTCAAAGTTTTGAAAAATATTTGAATGATCGAATATAAGAagtttcaaaaacaaaaaaatcaaCTATGTGTTTTTAGTCAAATTTTGGCAAGATATAATCTGATTTTTTAAAACTATTATGTTACATCCATTGCAGGAACACCTTCACCCTGAATGTGTACAACGGGAGCCTAAAGCAAACCTCAGCTACCGTGGGGTCGGCGGCCACAAACTCAATGCCGGTCGCCACCTTCCTACTCGCGCTGCTGCTACGGATGGAGGCGGTCAAGGTCCGGAGCCGCTCTGGACTAGGTAAGCTCGTTGGCGTCGCGTTGTGCGTCGCGGGAGTTCTTGTCATCGCCTTCTACGCAGGGCCTTCGATACGTCCCCTCGCCCACCACCCCATCTTTGCTCACAAGCCACACAGCGTCAGCAATAGCGCATGGATCAGAGGCACCTTCCTTCTTCTCCTCGCATGTGCAACATGGTCTCTTTGGATCGTCCTGCAGGTTAGCATGCATTAAgttaggagttaatttcacattcATCTCTTGTATGCGTCTCTTAATCTATTAAGTGGTTAATTTTACTTACATGTATATGCTTATGTTTGTGAACTGTCATGCATTTTCGTGCATGGATGTAATGTTTATTACCGTTTCTTTACTTATTTGCATTCACATGCATATGTACGTTGATTTGGGTTTATTTAATCATTTGCATTTATATACTATATATCTTAATGTATGTGTGTAATGCATGCAGGTTCCGTTGCTTAAAGAATACCCAAACAAGCTCATGGCGACCGCGATGCAGTGCTTGTTTGGTGCACTTCAGTCCTTTGTTGTGGCTGTGGTAGTTGAGAGGGACTTCGCCAAATGGAAGCTTGGGTTGGATATCGGCCTCCTTGCCATCCTTTACTCGGTTAGTGAGCTACTTTTATTATCTTTTCTCTTGATAAATGCATGAATAGTTTTGTAATCTTCATTTGAGTGGAAATTTTTTCAAATCAAGGTTGGTGCAAATGATGGACTCACTATCACCACGTTCAAATGTTGCAGGCTTTCTTGGGGACGGGTGCATTGATGTACCTTCAAGCATGGTGCGCGGAGATGAAAGGACCCTTGTTTGTCGCAATGTGGAGCCCATTGGCTCTGGTTTTCACGATCGTCTGCTCGTCTTTCTTCCTTGGAGAAGCCGTACACCTCGGAAGGTACGTAATCTTTTGAAAGCAAATAGTTTAACTGAATAATATCTAACAATTTTCATAGTAAAATGGAAAAATTGAGAACTATTTTAGCACCTTAAAGGTTGCCTATTCATTAAGGCAAAAGGTCTACTACCTCGCATTCAGAGTGGCATATTTTTAGGGGGCATACCAAAACCTCTAAATATCAAAGACAATGATACTAGCAAACTAAAGATTACTCGAAAATATGAGTTGAAATACTGCAATTATTCTAAATCAATTTGAGTGACATAAATTATGATAGGAAAAATTAATTTGTTGGCCCTTGATTTTGCAGTATTTTGGGTGGAATTCTACTCGTTGGTGGCCTATACAGCGTGTTGTGGGGGAAAAGCAAGGAAAAGGAAAATAAGGTAACACCGGTGGTGCTAGAAGAAATACAAAGTCAAGGAGAAGGAACCGCAGTACATGAGAAACATGAAGAAGACGAGTTAACATCACATGTATAAAGCTCAATTTACACCCAAATAAATGTACCGCTTGTTAGATATATGTACGGTTGagattagattaggtttagatctTCTTGCACTTAAACTCTCCTACCGcattgtaagagcatctccagccgcgtcccccaaaccgtcccccaaaccgcgccggattgagtgtttgggggacgtgttttgttcgtgccgcgtttgggggacgtcgctccccagccgcgtcccccaaacgccgcccccaaacatttaa
This Lolium perenne isolate Kyuss_39 chromosome 1, Kyuss_2.0, whole genome shotgun sequence DNA region includes the following protein-coding sequences:
- the LOC139829980 gene encoding WAT1-related protein At5g64700-like; protein product: MVDGTKRPYVVAVAIQVIYTGLFVVSKAAFDSGINTYVFIFYRLTAATALLLPLALISSCRRRSTTMATPEPTMSCRLVFKLFLYALLGNTFTLNVYNGSLKQTSATVGSAATNSMPVATFLLALLLRMEAVKVRSRSGLGKLVGVALCVAGVLVIAFYAGPSIRPLAHHPIFAHKPHSVSNSAWIRGTFLLLLACATWSLWIVLQVPLLKEYPNKLMATAMQCLFGALQSFVVAVVVERDFAKWKLGLDIGLLAILYSAFLGTGALMYLQAWCAEMKGPLFVAMWSPLALVFTIVCSSFFLGEAVHLGRQKVYYLAFRVAYF